A portion of the Pseudarthrobacter sp. L1SW genome contains these proteins:
- a CDS encoding transcriptional regulator: MESHQRKLLTIVTEAVLESTLVRDIEQHNAHGYTITDARGKGSRGVRGAGWEATSNIRIEVVCDAGTAEGLAAHLREHYYADYAMILFLSDVEVLRPAKF; this comes from the coding sequence GTGGAAAGCCATCAACGCAAGCTCCTGACCATCGTCACCGAGGCCGTCCTCGAGTCAACGCTCGTCCGCGACATCGAGCAGCACAACGCCCACGGGTATACCATCACCGACGCGCGCGGGAAGGGCAGCCGGGGCGTCCGGGGAGCAGGGTGGGAGGCAACCAGCAACATCCGGATCGAGGTGGTGTGCGACGCTGGGACAGCGGAAGGACTTGCTGCCCACCTTCGCGAGCACTACTACGCGGACTACGCCATGATCCTGTTCCTGAGCGACGTCGAGGTCCTGCGGCCGGCCAAGTTTTAG
- a CDS encoding winged helix-turn-helix domain-containing protein — protein sequence MAEPSAIVQGVASEDFEAKGNDTAGSGTRWTFLTNHAHVLLTIARDPQVRLRELAATVGITERAAQKIAADLAEAGYITRTRQGRRNIYSVVSGRPFRHPIDSGHQLDELLAVLVPERGLPAEGTQA from the coding sequence ATGGCTGAACCCTCGGCTATTGTCCAAGGGGTGGCGAGCGAAGATTTTGAAGCAAAGGGAAACGATACGGCCGGCAGCGGGACCCGGTGGACATTCCTGACCAATCATGCCCACGTGCTGCTGACCATCGCCCGTGACCCGCAGGTACGGCTCCGCGAGCTGGCCGCCACGGTGGGAATCACCGAGCGAGCCGCCCAGAAGATCGCCGCCGACCTCGCGGAGGCAGGCTACATCACCAGGACACGGCAAGGCCGGCGGAACATCTATTCAGTGGTGTCCGGCCGCCCGTTCCGGCACCCTATCGATTCCGGCCACCAGCTGGACGAGCTCCTGGCCGTCCTCGTCCCTGAAAGGGGGCTGCCCGCGGAGGGCACGCAGGCCTAA